In a genomic window of Allomeiothermus silvanus DSM 9946:
- a CDS encoding S1C family serine protease: MSLKASSVALVAVAALSGGVLWWGISSSQTQAPQAQTQIQAQAQTAQDQRALLENERNTVDLVQRFGNGVVYVAVRSVPQAQSQRLPFPGFDFFFGQPRPREGLGSGFVIDKEGYILTNFHVVQGSNPQITVRFHNDPKPYKATVVGTAEPLDLALIRVQGVPAQRLVPLVLGNSDQVLVGQKAIAMGNPFGLEFTVTEGVVSAVRQNRGAVAGAVGDSSGLVPTIIQTDAAINPGNSGGPLLNSRGEVIGINTAILSPSGAVIGEGQFAGVGFAIPINLAKQYLPDLKAGKKLDAAEISRRQPRIGVTVATLSNYPDAIIQRNRLPEQGLMIMSVEPNSPAAKAGLRAATRSVTLQLQTGETVDLGINGDVIIEADDQPIQDIFDLRAVLNSKPGQPVNLKIWRDGKEVTLQVTPQVQQR, from the coding sequence ATGTCGCTAAAAGCATCCTCGGTAGCTTTGGTCGCGGTGGCCGCCCTCTCGGGCGGGGTGTTGTGGTGGGGGATCAGCAGCAGCCAGACCCAAGCTCCTCAGGCACAGACCCAAATTCAGGCGCAGGCCCAGACCGCCCAGGACCAACGCGCCTTGCTCGAGAACGAGCGCAACACCGTAGATCTGGTGCAGCGTTTTGGGAACGGGGTGGTGTATGTGGCGGTGCGCTCGGTTCCGCAAGCCCAATCGCAGCGCTTACCCTTTCCTGGCTTTGACTTCTTTTTTGGCCAGCCGCGGCCCCGGGAGGGCTTGGGTTCGGGCTTCGTGATCGATAAAGAAGGGTATATCCTGACCAACTTCCACGTGGTTCAAGGGAGCAACCCCCAGATTACGGTTCGTTTCCACAACGACCCCAAACCATACAAAGCCACCGTGGTCGGTACTGCCGAGCCGCTGGACTTGGCCCTGATTCGGGTGCAAGGCGTGCCGGCACAACGCCTGGTCCCGCTGGTCCTGGGGAACTCCGATCAGGTGCTGGTAGGACAAAAGGCCATCGCTATGGGGAACCCCTTCGGCCTGGAGTTCACCGTCACCGAAGGGGTGGTATCGGCGGTGCGGCAGAACCGGGGTGCGGTTGCCGGTGCGGTGGGGGACTCTTCGGGCTTGGTGCCCACCATCATCCAGACCGACGCCGCCATCAACCCTGGCAACTCGGGGGGGCCGCTCCTCAACTCGAGGGGTGAGGTTATCGGGATCAACACCGCCATCCTGAGCCCTTCTGGGGCCGTGATCGGCGAAGGGCAGTTTGCTGGGGTCGGCTTCGCTATTCCCATCAACTTGGCTAAGCAATATCTTCCCGATCTGAAAGCGGGAAAGAAACTCGATGCTGCCGAGATTTCCCGTCGCCAGCCGCGTATAGGGGTTACGGTTGCTACCTTGAGCAACTACCCCGATGCCATCATCCAGCGCAACCGCCTGCCCGAGCAGGGCTTGATGATCATGAGCGTAGAGCCGAACAGCCCTGCGGCCAAAGCAGGTCTGCGAGCTGCGACCCGCAGCGTAACCTTGCAGCTACAGACCGGTGAGACGGTAGATCTGGGCATTAACGGGGACGTGATCATCGAGGCTGACGACCAGCCTATCCAGGATATCTTCGACCTTCGGGCGGTGCTCAACTCCAAGCCTGGGCAGCCGGTAAATCTCAAGATCTGGCGTGACGGCAAAGAGGTCACCCTCCAGGTCACTCCCCAGGTCCAACAGCGCTGA
- a CDS encoding LacI family DNA-binding transcriptional regulator — MVHKRKPTIHEVARMAEVGIGTVSRVLNNHPSVREETRSRVLAAMENLGYSPNPHARRVAGGKSYTVSIMLPFVATEFYTRLLEGIEGVLLEERYDVAVFPLLSQSRLERYLKSHTLAYQTDGLIMASFDLSELYPGGQLPTDRPVVLVDAKSPRYDSVYMDNRLGGHLAAEYLARFPGGLYAIKVEEEIDLALSQTVFAERLEGFCDAAAEAGRPLRSGQVFKTRFSAEGGRLALQHFMAQAEPPYNIFAGADLIALGVLEEAEAHSLRIGQDVRVLGFDGQPWTATRGLSSLTQPVEAMGAQAARMLMERIHGYRGTPRAIRFEPTLLERASTGLPTPAYIP, encoded by the coding sequence GTGGTACATAAACGCAAGCCCACCATTCACGAAGTGGCCCGTATGGCCGAAGTGGGCATCGGTACGGTGAGCCGGGTGCTTAACAACCATCCTTCGGTGCGGGAAGAGACCCGCTCGAGGGTGCTGGCAGCGATGGAAAACCTGGGCTATAGCCCCAACCCCCACGCCCGGCGGGTAGCTGGGGGCAAGAGCTATACGGTCTCGATCATGCTGCCCTTCGTGGCAACCGAGTTCTACACCCGGCTCCTGGAAGGCATTGAGGGGGTGCTGCTGGAGGAGCGCTACGATGTGGCGGTATTCCCGCTGCTTTCGCAAAGCCGGCTCGAGCGCTATCTCAAAAGCCACACCCTGGCCTACCAAACCGACGGGCTGATTATGGCCTCGTTCGACCTATCGGAGCTATATCCGGGCGGACAACTCCCTACCGACCGTCCGGTGGTGCTGGTAGATGCCAAAAGTCCCCGCTACGACTCAGTGTATATGGATAACCGGTTGGGGGGCCACCTGGCGGCGGAGTACCTGGCGCGCTTTCCCGGAGGGCTTTATGCCATCAAGGTCGAGGAGGAGATCGACCTGGCCCTCTCACAGACGGTGTTCGCCGAGCGGCTCGAGGGCTTTTGCGACGCTGCTGCCGAGGCCGGGCGGCCCTTGAGGAGCGGGCAGGTGTTCAAGACGCGCTTTTCCGCCGAGGGGGGCCGGCTGGCCCTACAGCACTTCATGGCTCAGGCCGAGCCACCCTACAACATCTTCGCCGGGGCTGACCTAATCGCGTTGGGGGTGCTCGAGGAGGCCGAGGCTCACAGCTTACGTATCGGCCAGGACGTGCGGGTGTTGGGCTTCGACGGGCAGCCTTGGACGGCCACCCGGGGGCTCTCGAGCCTCACCCAGCCGGTGGAGGCGATGGGCGCTCAGGCTGCCCGGATGCTGATGGAGCGCATCCACGGCTACCGAGGTACGCCCAGGGCTATCCGCTTCGAGCCAACCCTGCTCGAGCGGGCCTCAACCGGCCTTCCAACCCCGGCCTATATTCCATAA
- the purU gene encoding formyltetrahydrofolate deformylase, whose translation MSRETLARLLITCPDRPGIVAAVSTFLFNHGANITDLQQHSTDPEGGTFFMRLEFQTPHLDVSRGVLERAFAEAVAERFAMEWRFAYAEEPKKMALLVSRYDHALLEVLWRWSRGELPAKVSMVISNHPDLEPAVRAFGLPYHHVPVSKENKAEAEASILELLEGQADLVVLARYMQILSADFVSRFPHRIINIHHSFLPAFVGASPYRQAYERGVKLIGATAHYVTEELDQGPIIEQDVARVSHRHSVEDLVELGRDLERQVLARAVRWHLEDRIIVHGNKTVVFS comes from the coding sequence ATGAGCCGCGAGACCCTGGCCCGACTCCTGATCACCTGCCCCGACCGCCCCGGCATCGTGGCGGCGGTGTCGACTTTTCTCTTCAACCACGGAGCTAATATCACCGATTTGCAGCAGCACTCCACCGACCCCGAGGGAGGCACCTTCTTTATGCGCCTCGAGTTCCAGACCCCCCACCTCGACGTCTCGCGCGGGGTGCTCGAGCGAGCCTTTGCTGAGGCCGTGGCCGAGCGCTTCGCGATGGAGTGGCGCTTCGCCTATGCTGAAGAGCCTAAGAAGATGGCGCTCTTGGTCTCCAGGTATGATCACGCCCTCTTGGAGGTGCTGTGGCGCTGGAGCCGGGGCGAACTCCCTGCCAAGGTTAGTATGGTCATTTCTAACCACCCCGACCTGGAGCCTGCCGTGCGGGCTTTTGGCTTGCCCTACCATCACGTTCCGGTGAGCAAGGAAAATAAAGCCGAGGCTGAGGCGAGCATCCTGGAGTTGCTTGAAGGCCAGGCCGATCTGGTGGTGCTGGCTCGCTATATGCAGATCCTCTCCGCCGATTTCGTCTCCCGCTTCCCCCACCGCATCATCAACATCCACCATTCCTTTCTCCCAGCTTTCGTAGGTGCTTCCCCCTACCGCCAGGCCTACGAGCGGGGAGTCAAGCTCATCGGGGCCACTGCCCATTACGTCACCGAGGAACTTGACCAGGGGCCAATCATCGAGCAGGACGTGGCTCGGGTATCGCACCGACACTCCGTGGAGGATTTGGTGGAACTGGGGCGGGACCTCGAGCGCCAGGTCCTGGCCCGCGCGGTACGCTGGCACCTGGAGGACCGCATCATCGTGCATGGGAATAAGACCGTAGTGTTCAGTTGA
- the mqnE gene encoding aminofutalosine synthase MqnE → MKWVRDPALLPIVEKVEAGERLSFDEGMVLYRTPDIPSLMRLANLVRERKHGQDTYFVHSLRFSQTNICYVGCTFCAFQRKFGEEGVWDWEVDEAIEWVRSKYQPGLTEIHISSGHHPKKPFSYYLELVSALKKNFPGVQVKAWTAAEIHHFSKIAKMNYREVLTALKEAGLDAMPGGGAEIFSERVRTQIARAKVKAEGWLEVHRTAHELGIPTNATMLYGHIETLEERLDHMNRLRELQDESLAKGAKGFMSFIPLAFQPDGNRLAAELGKHEFTTGVDDLRNLAVARIYLDNIPHIKGYWATLTPEVSQVSLDWGVTDVDGTLIEERIVHAAGSPTPQGLSKEALAAFIQAAGRTPIERDAVYNVVKVWAQPTPALQREQVKVSRSANQGAKA, encoded by the coding sequence ATGAAATGGGTTCGCGATCCCGCCCTGCTGCCCATCGTAGAAAAGGTTGAGGCCGGCGAACGGCTCTCCTTCGACGAGGGCATGGTGCTCTACCGCACCCCGGATATCCCTAGCCTGATGCGCCTGGCGAATCTGGTGCGCGAGCGCAAACACGGCCAGGACACCTACTTCGTGCACTCCTTGCGCTTCTCGCAGACCAACATCTGTTACGTGGGCTGCACCTTCTGCGCCTTCCAGCGCAAGTTCGGCGAGGAGGGGGTCTGGGACTGGGAAGTAGACGAAGCCATCGAGTGGGTGCGGAGCAAGTACCAGCCCGGCCTCACCGAGATCCATATCTCCTCCGGCCACCACCCCAAGAAGCCCTTCAGCTACTACCTCGAGCTGGTCTCAGCGCTCAAGAAGAACTTCCCCGGTGTCCAGGTCAAAGCCTGGACCGCCGCGGAGATCCACCACTTCAGCAAGATCGCCAAGATGAACTACCGCGAGGTGCTTACCGCGCTCAAAGAAGCCGGGCTGGATGCGATGCCAGGAGGTGGGGCGGAGATCTTCTCCGAACGGGTACGCACCCAGATCGCCCGGGCCAAGGTAAAGGCCGAAGGGTGGCTGGAGGTGCACCGCACCGCCCACGAACTGGGAATCCCCACCAACGCCACCATGCTCTACGGGCACATCGAGACCCTGGAGGAGCGGCTTGACCATATGAATCGCCTGCGCGAGTTGCAGGATGAGTCGCTGGCCAAAGGAGCAAAGGGCTTCATGAGCTTTATCCCATTGGCCTTTCAACCCGACGGAAACCGCCTCGCTGCCGAACTCGGCAAGCACGAGTTCACCACCGGGGTCGACGACTTACGCAACCTGGCCGTAGCCCGTATCTACCTCGACAACATCCCCCATATCAAGGGGTATTGGGCCACCCTGACCCCCGAAGTGAGCCAGGTCTCGCTGGACTGGGGTGTGACCGACGTAGACGGCACCCTGATCGAAGAGCGCATCGTCCACGCGGCGGGAAGCCCCACTCCGCAGGGCCTCAGCAAAGAGGCGCTAGCAGCTTTCATCCAGGCGGCGGGCCGCACCCCCATTGAGCGCGACGCGGTATATAACGTGGTCAAGGTCTGGGCGCAGCCTACCCCAGCCCTGCAGCGCGAGCAGGTGAAGGTCTCGAGATCCGCCAACCAGGGGGCCAAGGCCTAA
- a CDS encoding menaquinone biosynthetic enzyme MqnA/MqnD family protein, with translation MSYVLGVPRYANTSPLYHFLQESEELQFRYGVPTELNQWLLEGSVDLSLVSSYFYLANADRLRPLPDFSVADLGPVYSVNLFHKVPWDRLKRVALTTESATSVRLLRYLLEADGLRVEYTSEAGGLELLERYDGVLLIGDRAIQTYAGLLPALPESVHQVPWQVGGVQVTDLSMKWYERTRLPFVFAVWATRKDEPPPPAVVRKLRAARQKGLGNLETVSLAEARRLGVPQPLMQHYLWNFRYQLEAPDRLGLQAFAEAVGLAYPDDYWDV, from the coding sequence ATGAGTTACGTGCTAGGGGTTCCGCGCTACGCCAACACCTCGCCGCTTTACCACTTTCTGCAGGAGAGCGAGGAGCTACAGTTTCGCTACGGCGTGCCCACCGAGCTGAACCAATGGCTGCTCGAGGGCAGCGTGGACCTCTCGCTGGTCTCGTCCTATTTTTACCTAGCGAACGCCGACCGGCTCAGACCCCTGCCGGATTTCTCGGTCGCTGATCTGGGGCCGGTGTACTCGGTGAATCTGTTCCACAAGGTTCCCTGGGACCGGCTCAAACGGGTCGCGCTGACCACCGAGAGCGCGACCTCGGTGAGGTTGCTGCGCTATCTGCTCGAGGCCGATGGATTACGCGTAGAATACACGTCGGAAGCAGGGGGGCTCGAGCTTCTGGAGCGCTATGACGGCGTATTGCTGATCGGGGACCGAGCCATCCAGACCTACGCCGGGTTGCTCCCGGCCCTGCCTGAGTCAGTGCACCAAGTGCCCTGGCAGGTGGGCGGGGTGCAGGTCACGGATCTTTCCATGAAATGGTACGAGCGTACCCGGCTGCCCTTCGTATTCGCCGTCTGGGCCACCCGCAAGGACGAACCCCCCCCACCTGCGGTGGTGCGCAAGCTGCGGGCCGCCCGGCAGAAGGGGCTGGGTAATCTGGAGACCGTTTCGCTGGCCGAGGCCCGACGGCTCGGCGTTCCCCAGCCCTTGATGCAGCACTATTTGTGGAATTTCCGTTATCAGCTCGAGGCCCCGGACCGCCTGGGACTGCAAGCCTTCGCGGAGGCTGTTGGTCTGGCTTACCCGGACGACTACTGGGACGTGTAG
- the mutL gene encoding DNA mismatch repair endonuclease MutL has translation MIRKLPPELVREIAAGEVVTGIADVVRELLENALDAGASRIQVELEEGGLSRIVVSDNGLGIPKDELPLAVEAHASSKLFDLARITTLGFRGEGLYAIRQAGRLRITSRPPGQLGGATLEALGDSITLSEHPAPAGTRVEVVRLFEHLPARRQSLESPAQEARKVAHLLSRYLLHHPRLWLKLVVDGEEQLTHAGGSFSDAARLVWGSVTANRLLSLEFAQAPYRLSGLLSRPELSRPRRDRLFLAINGRPVEWPENLAKTLLEAYRELLPVGQYPVGVLNLELPPESVLVNTAPDKSRPRLLQPEPVLDFLARAVQGLLSAHPLARTLPEPSPPFGPAPTSGAFPKLRYLGVFRELYLLAEADDQLYVVDQHAAHERVIYEELVRRYREEPHVELAHPELLTLSVDEEMNYAERSGELEAAGLVLEPFGSGRYRVRTIPAFLAAHPNLVGEVAKGALRGPGFVEAWRTVLARLACLPAIKAGHPLSQVSAQALLDRLAACELPWVCPHGRPTALVLSELELARRFGRRGTRAVPVRKSE, from the coding sequence ATGATCCGCAAGCTACCTCCTGAGCTCGTGCGAGAGATCGCCGCCGGTGAAGTAGTCACCGGGATCGCCGACGTGGTGCGGGAGCTGCTGGAAAACGCGCTGGACGCCGGGGCTAGTCGCATCCAGGTCGAACTCGAGGAGGGTGGTCTATCCCGGATTGTGGTCAGCGACAACGGTTTGGGCATTCCCAAAGACGAGCTGCCTCTGGCGGTGGAGGCCCACGCCAGCAGCAAACTCTTTGACCTGGCCCGCATCACCACCCTGGGGTTTCGTGGTGAGGGATTGTACGCGATCCGTCAGGCCGGACGTCTCAGGATCACCTCGAGACCCCCCGGCCAACTGGGCGGAGCTACCCTAGAAGCCTTGGGCGATAGCATAACGCTTAGCGAACACCCCGCTCCTGCGGGAACCCGGGTAGAGGTGGTGCGCTTGTTCGAGCACCTTCCGGCGCGGCGACAAAGCCTCGAGTCCCCGGCCCAGGAGGCGCGCAAGGTGGCCCATCTTCTTTCCCGTTACCTACTCCACCACCCTAGGCTTTGGCTCAAGCTCGTCGTGGATGGGGAAGAGCAGCTCACCCACGCGGGCGGGAGCTTTTCCGACGCGGCCCGGTTGGTGTGGGGCAGCGTGACCGCCAACCGCCTGCTCAGCCTGGAGTTCGCCCAGGCCCCCTACCGGCTCTCGGGGCTGCTCTCCCGCCCCGAACTCTCGCGGCCTCGGCGGGACCGGCTTTTCCTGGCCATCAACGGGCGACCCGTGGAGTGGCCAGAGAACCTCGCCAAGACCCTCCTGGAAGCCTACCGCGAGCTCCTTCCGGTGGGGCAGTACCCGGTGGGCGTGTTAAACCTCGAGCTTCCACCCGAAAGCGTGCTGGTAAACACTGCCCCAGACAAGTCCCGCCCCCGGTTGTTGCAGCCTGAACCGGTGCTGGATTTCCTGGCCCGAGCGGTGCAGGGTTTGCTCTCGGCTCACCCCCTAGCCCGAACCCTCCCCGAGCCCAGCCCCCCGTTTGGTCCGGCCCCAACTTCGGGCGCTTTCCCGAAGCTTCGCTACCTGGGGGTTTTCCGCGAACTATACCTGCTGGCCGAGGCCGATGACCAGCTGTACGTGGTGGACCAGCATGCCGCCCACGAGCGGGTGATTTACGAGGAACTCGTGCGCCGCTACCGCGAGGAACCCCACGTCGAACTGGCCCACCCCGAACTGCTCACCCTGAGCGTGGATGAGGAGATGAACTACGCCGAACGCTCGGGTGAACTCGAGGCCGCTGGGTTGGTACTCGAACCCTTCGGCTCGGGGCGCTACCGGGTGCGCACTATTCCGGCCTTCCTGGCCGCTCACCCCAACCTGGTCGGTGAGGTCGCTAAGGGAGCCCTGAGGGGCCCTGGTTTTGTGGAGGCGTGGCGCACCGTGCTGGCCCGGCTGGCTTGCTTGCCCGCGATCAAGGCTGGACACCCGCTTTCCCAGGTCTCGGCCCAGGCCCTCCTGGATCGACTGGCGGCCTGTGAGCTACCCTGGGTCTGCCCGCACGGGCGACCCACTGCCCTGGTCCTAAGCGAACTCGAGCTGGCCCGGCGTTTCGGGCGGCGGGGTACTCGGGCCGTACCCGTTCGCAAAAGCGAATAG